In Trichlorobacter lovleyi, the DNA window CGGTTGTGGCGGGGTGTAGTAGTTGCCGCCGGTTCCGTGGGCGGTATGTCGCCGTGGCTGACCAGTACTGCTGTTTTTTTGAGTTTTAAGATCATTCATTGAAATCACCAACGTAAATTGATATACAAATTGCGATGCATGTTACCGCTTATGGGATTTGCTGGTTGGGTTGCAAGATTGCTGTTCATCAAAAACGGTAAATTGTTTGTTTTGTATATCCGTATTTGATGTGTCGGTCAAGTGTATTGTTGTTTTGTTGATGTCTGCTACCGGAATTGATGTATTTTGGTGAGTGCTGGGGGCTATGGATGTTAAAAAACGGGAAAATTATTGAGCTGCATGAAGGTGCGAACGTTGTGAATGCGGCAACATCATCTCTTCAGGTGGCTTCGGGGGCTGCCGAAGACACGTTGCTGAACACCAGGGATGTCTTGAGCAGGATCAAGGATGAGCTGGGTCTTGATACCGACCTGGAGCTGGCAGATGTCATGGGAGTTGGTATCCGGCGTATCCATAACTGGAAACACCGCAACACCGTGCCGACGGAAGAGATTGTTGCCGTCTGCGGCAAGGAAGGACTTGACCTGCAATATGTGCTGACCGGTCAGAAAATCGGCCTGGGCAGATCGGGTGGGCAGGGGGAGAATGAGCAGCAGACTCAGGGCGGAGAAGCCGCCTGTAATGTTGACAGTGAGCACAGCAACAAACCGCGCGATAGTTTTACCCAGTCAAGCTGCGGTCATCCCCTGATTCATCCCCCCTACAAGGCTTATACCCAGCGTGCGGACAATGGTGAGGTGCTGACTTCGTTTGTGTCGCCGCAGATTGTTGATGTGCTTGCCCCCGGCCTCAATTGGCTTAACCACTCCCTGGGGGTGGCGCCCGAGAACTTTCTGCTGGTCAAGGTGTTGGGGGACAACATGGCGCCCTGGCTGCAGGACGGCGATCTGGTCATGGTGGATGCCGGCATCAAGACCACGATCAACGGCGGGTGTCTGTTGTTGCGGTACGCGGACGGCATGATGATGGTGCGGCGTGTTTTCAGAAACCAGGATGGCACCTTTCTGGCCAAGTGCGATAATGAGTGCTGCCCGCCGGATATCATTGATCCCAACAATAACATGACCTATCCGATTGTGGTGGGTAGGGTGGTGCGACGCCTGGTGCGTTGACAGGTTCTTGAAAAGCTGCTGCGGAGCCCGCCATGGCTTGGCGCACGGTCGTTCCTGTGCACAACGCTTTTCAATGGTTTGGTAATACAGGGACGGGGATAAAAAAGGGCGGCCTGGTTGGCCGCCCTTTTCGTTTACTGTTCGTCGGTGTAGCGTTCCAGCACCTTCTCGATGATGTTCGTGGTTGATTTGCCATCCACAAAGGGGATCAGCTCAACCCTGCCGCCGTATGACTCCACCAGATCCTTGCCAACGACCCCCTCCGGCGTGTAGTCGCCGCCTTTGACCAGAATCTGCGGTTTCAGGGCGGTGATCAGTTCCAGCGGAGTGTCCTCCTCAAACAGACAGACGTAGTCGATACAGTCCAGGGCAGCCATCAGGTGGCCCCGTTCATCTTCGTCAATCAGCGGGCGTTTGGGCCCTTTCAGGCGCCGTACCGAGGCATCGCTGTTCAGTCCCAGAATCAGCAGGTCGCCCAGGCGGCGGGCGGCCTGCAGATATTTGACATGTCCGGCATGCAGCAGGTCAAAGCAGCCGTTGGTAAAGACCACCTGCCTGCCCTTGGCCCGTTCTGTGGCAATGATCTCTGCCAGGACCTCACGGCTCTTGATCTTGCTGTCACTGTCGCGGTGTTCCAGGGATACCGCAGTGATAATCTCTGCAGGGGTAACGGTGGAGGTGCCCAGCTTGGCCACGGCGATCCCGGCTGCAACGTTGGCCAGCCGGGCCGACTCGGCCAACGGCAGGCCGCCGGCAAGCCCGCAGGCCAGCAGGGCCAGCACCGTGTCGCCGGCGCCGGTGACATCAAACACCTCGCGGGCAACGGTCGGAATATGGACGGTCTCGCCACTGCCGCAGAAAAGCGACATCCCCTCTTCGCTGCGGGTGATCAGGAGGTTGTCCAGTCCCACGGTGGACATGATCGTATCGGCAGCCTGCTGCAGGCTGGCACCGTCACGGATCGGTATTCCGGAAGCGGCTTCTGCCTCCTTGCGGTTGGGGGTCAGGCAGGTGGCGCCCCGGTACTTGCTGTAATCACTTCCTTTGGGGTCCACCAGAACAGGAATGCTGCGTCTGCTCGCCGTGGAGGTGACAGCGGCCAGGACGGACGGTGTCAGCACCCCCTTCAGGTAATCAGAGACCAGCACTACATCAAAACCGGTTATATGCTGCTGCAGCCAGTTGACCAGCTGTTGCTCGATCTGCCCGGAGAGCGGCTCACGGGATTCCCGGTCGATCCTGACGATCTGCTGGTTGGAGGCAATCACCCGTGTCTTGCGGCCGGTGCGGCGTCCCGCCTCCTGATAAATCGGAGTGGTATCAATCCCCTGGCGGCTGAACGTCTTCAACAGTGCCCAGCCGTTTTCGTCCTCGCCGACCACCGATGCCACCGTGACCTGGCAGCCCAGCGCCAGCAGGTTGTTGGCCACGTTGCCGGCTCCTCCCAGGCGCAGGTCTTCCCGTAGCACATCCACCACCTGCACCGGGGCCTCGGGAGATATCCGGTCGGTCTTGCCCCAGAG includes these proteins:
- a CDS encoding LexA family transcriptional regulator, with translation MLKNGKIIELHEGANVVNAATSSLQVASGAAEDTLLNTRDVLSRIKDELGLDTDLELADVMGVGIRRIHNWKHRNTVPTEEIVAVCGKEGLDLQYVLTGQKIGLGRSGGQGENEQQTQGGEAACNVDSEHSNKPRDSFTQSSCGHPLIHPPYKAYTQRADNGEVLTSFVSPQIVDVLAPGLNWLNHSLGVAPENFLLVKVLGDNMAPWLQDGDLVMVDAGIKTTINGGCLLLRYADGMMMVRRVFRNQDGTFLAKCDNECCPPDIIDPNNNMTYPIVVGRVVRRLVR
- the rfaE1 gene encoding D-glycero-beta-D-manno-heptose-7-phosphate kinase, with the protein product MDRKMVESLFQRASSLKCLVVGDLMLDEYLWGKTDRISPEAPVQVVDVLREDLRLGGAGNVANNLLALGCQVTVASVVGEDENGWALLKTFSRQGIDTTPIYQEAGRRTGRKTRVIASNQQIVRIDRESREPLSGQIEQQLVNWLQQHITGFDVVLVSDYLKGVLTPSVLAAVTSTASRRSIPVLVDPKGSDYSKYRGATCLTPNRKEAEAASGIPIRDGASLQQAADTIMSTVGLDNLLITRSEEGMSLFCGSGETVHIPTVAREVFDVTGAGDTVLALLACGLAGGLPLAESARLANVAAGIAVAKLGTSTVTPAEIITAVSLEHRDSDSKIKSREVLAEIIATERAKGRQVVFTNGCFDLLHAGHVKYLQAARRLGDLLILGLNSDASVRRLKGPKRPLIDEDERGHLMAALDCIDYVCLFEEDTPLELITALKPQILVKGGDYTPEGVVGKDLVESYGGRVELIPFVDGKSTTNIIEKVLERYTDEQ